From one Staphylococcus kloosii genomic stretch:
- the comGA gene encoding competence type IV pilus ATPase ComGA, which produces MKLLFNELINKAINQNSSDIHFIPTDNNVLIKLRVQDDLIQHQAITKSLYLKLLTFMKYQANLDVSTSHIAQSGRYVYKYKELYYLRISTLPLSLGLESCVIRIVPHYFNEQQQPLNLPYLYDFMNKKQGLLLFTGPTGSGKSTSMYNMSMYAKEQLNLNVITIEDPVERIINGITQVSVNEKAGINYQNTFKAILRCDPDVILIGEIRNQSIAKEVLHASLSGHLVLTTMHANNCKGALLRLLEMGVTQQELSQSVLCITNQRLVTSNDKERFLIAEHMNNNDINYFFEHNYKLPANFQSLPKELKSLSEEGVICEDTYQKYI; this is translated from the coding sequence TTGAAACTATTGTTCAATGAATTAATTAATAAAGCTATTAACCAAAATAGTTCTGACATTCATTTTATTCCTACTGATAATAATGTGTTAATTAAATTACGAGTACAAGATGATTTAATTCAACATCAAGCTATTACTAAAAGTTTATATTTAAAACTCTTAACTTTTATGAAATATCAAGCAAATTTAGATGTATCGACGAGTCACATAGCTCAAAGTGGTAGGTATGTATACAAATATAAAGAGCTATATTATCTCCGAATTTCAACATTACCGCTATCACTTGGTTTAGAAAGTTGTGTTATTCGAATTGTGCCACACTACTTTAACGAACAGCAACAACCGTTAAATTTGCCTTATTTATATGATTTTATGAATAAAAAGCAAGGCTTGCTACTATTCACTGGACCAACAGGTTCTGGGAAAAGCACTAGTATGTATAATATGTCGATGTATGCTAAAGAGCAACTTAATTTAAATGTTATTACAATAGAGGACCCTGTTGAACGTATTATTAATGGTATAACTCAAGTTTCAGTAAATGAAAAAGCTGGTATTAATTATCAAAATACGTTTAAAGCTATATTACGCTGTGATCCTGATGTAATTTTGATAGGAGAGATTAGAAACCAATCAATCGCAAAAGAAGTCTTACATGCAAGTTTAAGTGGCCATTTAGTTTTAACAACGATGCATGCGAATAATTGTAAAGGAGCATTATTACGATTGTTAGAAATGGGTGTCACGCAACAAGAATTATCACAATCAGTACTCTGCATTACAAATCAAAGACTTGTTACTTCTAACGACAAAGAGAGATTTTTAATAGCCGAGCATATGAATAATAATGATATTAATTATTTCTTTGAACATAACTATAAGTTGCCCGCAAATTTTCAAAGCCTACCAAAGGAATTAAAATCTTTGTCAGAAGAGGGGGTAATTTGTGAGGATACTTACCAAAAATATATTTAG
- the comGB gene encoding competence type IV pilus assembly protein ComGB, translating to MRILTKNIFRPYNQKIISAQEQIEFISRLNDLINHGFTISEAFRFLVKQTTFRKDIIKEKILTTINSGASCHQILKSLNFPQSVVMFIYFAELFGDLSSCLTHVQTFLERNYQAKKMLLKTIQYPIVLITIFIIMLIAINYTIIPQFNDLFKTMEVKLSPLQQFMSLFITFLPVIFIYTILILIILTVIFWMIYHHLTIPQQIKLMQFIPIIKHYFSLFKTYRLASEFSLFYRHGVTLQNIVKLYNLQEDDLYLKYLAEQIAQGTQQGDTLGTILSNISCYQADLITFITQGEQSGKLGLELQFYSTIIRTKIEQRMQRQIKIIQPVTFVILAFLIIALYLVIMLPMFELIQTIK from the coding sequence GTGAGGATACTTACCAAAAATATATTTAGACCGTATAACCAAAAAATTATATCAGCCCAAGAACAAATAGAATTTATAAGTAGATTAAATGATTTAATAAACCATGGCTTTACTATTTCCGAAGCGTTTAGATTTTTAGTTAAACAAACAACATTTCGTAAAGATATTATTAAGGAGAAAATTTTAACAACAATAAATTCAGGTGCAAGTTGTCATCAAATATTAAAATCATTAAACTTTCCTCAATCAGTTGTTATGTTTATTTACTTTGCAGAACTTTTTGGGGATTTATCTAGCTGTTTGACTCATGTACAAACTTTTTTAGAACGTAATTATCAAGCGAAGAAAATGCTTCTCAAAACGATTCAATACCCCATAGTATTAATCACAATTTTTATTATTATGCTTATTGCAATAAACTATACGATTATTCCTCAATTCAATGACCTGTTTAAAACGATGGAAGTCAAACTTTCACCACTACAACAATTTATGAGCCTCTTCATTACATTTTTACCTGTTATATTTATCTATACAATATTAATACTTATTATTTTAACTGTTATTTTTTGGATGATATATCATCACCTGACAATACCTCAACAAATTAAACTTATGCAATTTATTCCAATTATTAAACACTATTTTAGTCTATTCAAAACATATAGATTAGCTTCAGAATTCTCGTTGTTTTATCGTCATGGCGTCACATTACAAAATATAGTTAAGTTATATAACTTACAAGAAGACGATCTTTATTTAAAATATTTAGCTGAACAAATCGCTCAAGGCACTCAACAAGGTGATACGTTAGGAACAATTTTATCTAATATTTCTTGTTATCAAGCAGACTTAATCACGTTTATTACACAAGGTGAGCAAAGTGGAAAATTAGGTTTAGAACTACAATTTTACAGTACGATTATCAGAACTAAAATCGAACAAAGAATGCAACGCCAAATCAAAATTATACAACCCGTAACTTTTGTCATATTAGCTTTTCTAATCATTGCACTTTATTTAGTAATCATGCTACCTATGTTTGAATTAATCCAAACTATTAAATAA
- the comGC gene encoding competence type IV pilus major pilin ComGC encodes MNKIKHFKAFTLIEMLLVLLIISLLLVLIIPNISKQSKHIQTTGCKAQLKLIDSQIQAYTLKFGQPPNTIDNLVSEGFIKDEQKSCKNGQTIAINNGEAVAS; translated from the coding sequence ATGAACAAAATTAAACATTTTAAAGCATTTACTTTAATAGAAATGCTTTTAGTATTACTCATAATTAGTCTACTTTTAGTATTAATAATCCCTAATATTTCAAAACAATCTAAACATATTCAGACAACAGGATGTAAAGCACAGCTAAAACTTATAGATAGTCAAATTCAAGCTTATACATTGAAATTTGGACAACCACCTAACACTATAGATAATCTAGTAAGCGAGGGATTCATCAAGGATGAACAAAAATCTTGTAAAAATGGTCAAACAATAGCAATAAACAATGGTGAGGCTGTTGCAAGCTAA
- the comGD gene encoding competence type IV pilus minor pilin ComGD — translation MRLLQAKPAFSYLELIIVMLILSTMLYLQFNNKIQSSSFYSTDNQIKQLITEIQYLKSKAIKEEQSIVLIFRPDSNSIKIIDAQHNMYQPLLIKNGTIHPYTNLKYITFDKDGHNHQFGSLYVQLNHAMYKIIFHIEKGRIRYEKL, via the coding sequence GTGAGGCTGTTGCAAGCTAAGCCAGCATTTTCTTATTTAGAATTAATCATTGTTATGCTCATTCTGTCCACTATGCTCTATTTACAATTCAATAATAAAATTCAATCTTCGTCTTTTTATTCGACGGATAATCAAATTAAACAGCTAATTACAGAAATACAGTATTTAAAATCTAAAGCAATTAAAGAGGAGCAATCAATTGTATTAATATTTAGACCAGATAGTAATTCAATAAAAATTATCGATGCACAACATAATATGTATCAGCCATTATTAATAAAAAATGGCACTATTCATCCGTATACTAACCTTAAATATATAACTTTTGACAAAGATGGTCATAATCATCAATTTGGTTCACTCTATGTTCAATTAAATCATGCAATGTATAAAATTATATTTCATATTGAAAAAGGAAGAATCCGATATGAAAAACTATAA
- the comGF gene encoding competence type IV pilus minor pilin ComGF, producing the protein MNKKVKAFTMIEMMLAMLIMLILVQLIPFLLKTIVIFNTNITSVADIELEFFLRDMIKDYKETNKVTIVNNSNIRFQKDDTTYYYKFKNNKVIKEVNNSGNITMLYNVMAFNVTELNNDNFLIDIKLQDKGEIIEKTLYF; encoded by the coding sequence ATCAACAAAAAAGTTAAAGCATTTACAATGATTGAAATGATGCTAGCCATGTTAATTATGTTAATACTCGTTCAATTAATACCATTCTTATTAAAGACTATAGTTATATTTAACACTAACATAACTAGCGTCGCCGATATTGAATTAGAATTTTTCCTAAGAGACATGATTAAAGATTATAAAGAAACAAATAAGGTCACGATAGTAAACAATAGCAATATCAGATTTCAGAAAGATGATACGACATATTATTATAAATTCAAAAACAATAAAGTTATTAAAGAAGTTAATAACAGTGGCAACATCACTATGTTATATAATGTTATGGCTTTTAACGTGACTGAGTTAAACAACGATAATTTTTTAATAGATATTAAACTGCAAGACAAAGGTGAAATAATTGAAAAAACATTATATTTTTAA
- a CDS encoding shikimate kinase, translating to MDSSITPIVLIGFMGTGKTTLGQYMAKSNHLSFVDLDHYIVQQEHQTIPEIFDSIGEQGFRQLEAKYLKDCLAYYDIISTGGGIIEGDESYQLLKNVSNVIWLDCDINILYDRIKNDQNRPNANNKTLSSLNDLYLTRVSRYNEIAFIKVISDMTLNELQTTIIERLTSD from the coding sequence ATGGATAGCAGTATAACACCAATTGTTTTAATAGGTTTTATGGGTACAGGTAAAACAACGCTTGGCCAATACATGGCTAAATCTAACCATCTTTCTTTTGTGGATTTAGATCATTATATCGTTCAACAAGAACACCAAACGATACCCGAAATATTTGATTCGATAGGTGAACAAGGTTTTCGCCAACTAGAAGCTAAATATTTGAAAGATTGCTTAGCTTACTACGATATCATTTCTACTGGTGGAGGTATTATAGAAGGCGACGAATCTTATCAATTATTAAAAAATGTTAGTAACGTGATTTGGTTAGATTGTGATATTAATATTTTATACGACCGTATTAAAAATGATCAAAATCGTCCCAATGCGAATAATAAAACACTTTCCTCACTAAATGACTTGTATTTAACTAGAGTTTCAAGATATAATGAAATCGCATTCATCAAAGTCATCAGTGATATGACTTTAAATGAATTACAAACAACTATAATAGAACGCTTAACAAGCGATTGA
- the gcvT gene encoding glycine cleavage system aminomethyltransferase GcvT translates to MTNDLKKTPLYQTFVDSDAKIVEFGGWAMPVQFSSIKDEHIAVRTSVGIFDVSHMGEILIKGTESAQFIQYILSNDTDQITTDKAQYTALCNENGGVIDDLITYKLDQDTFLLVVNAANTDKDFDWIKSHANDFDVEVENVSNQYGQLAVQGPEARKLIQQDVDFDLSSMKPFDVAHNVSYLGKTIMLSQSGYTGEDGFEIYCEANDCVILWNHFIEHGVTPCGLGARDTLRLEAGLPLHGQDLSETITPYEGGIAFAAKPLIDADFIGKSVLKEQKENGSKRRTIGIEMIDKGIPRTGYEVLNLDGNQIGEVTSGTQSPQSGKSIGLAIINRDEFELDKEILVQVRKRQVKAKIVKKNQISK, encoded by the coding sequence ATGACGAATGACCTAAAAAAAACGCCGCTTTATCAAACTTTTGTTGATAGTGATGCAAAAATTGTAGAGTTTGGTGGATGGGCTATGCCTGTACAATTTTCAAGTATTAAAGATGAGCACATTGCAGTAAGAACTTCTGTAGGTATCTTTGATGTCAGTCACATGGGAGAAATATTAATCAAAGGTACAGAAAGTGCTCAATTTATCCAATATATTCTTTCTAATGATACTGACCAAATAACAACTGATAAAGCACAATACACTGCTTTATGTAATGAAAATGGTGGTGTTATTGATGATTTAATCACTTATAAACTAGATCAAGATACATTTTTATTAGTAGTTAACGCTGCTAATACTGATAAAGATTTTGATTGGATTAAATCTCATGCTAATGATTTTGATGTTGAAGTAGAGAATGTTTCAAATCAATATGGACAATTAGCTGTACAGGGACCTGAAGCTAGAAAACTAATACAACAAGATGTAGATTTTGATCTTTCATCAATGAAACCATTTGATGTAGCTCATAATGTTTCTTATTTAGGTAAAACTATTATGCTTTCTCAATCCGGTTATACTGGTGAGGATGGCTTTGAAATTTATTGTGAAGCAAACGATTGTGTTATTTTGTGGAATCACTTTATCGAGCATGGGGTTACTCCGTGTGGCTTAGGTGCAAGAGATACATTGCGTTTAGAAGCCGGTTTACCGTTACATGGACAAGATTTAAGCGAAACAATTACACCGTATGAAGGTGGCATAGCATTTGCAGCAAAACCACTGATTGACGCTGATTTTATTGGGAAATCTGTTTTAAAAGAACAAAAAGAGAATGGTTCTAAACGTAGAACTATCGGTATCGAAATGATTGATAAAGGTATTCCTCGTACTGGATATGAAGTTTTAAATCTTGATGGCAATCAAATCGGAGAAGTTACTTCTGGAACACAATCACCACAAAGTGGTAAATCTATTGGGTTGGCAATAATTAACAGAGATGAATTCGAATTAGATAAAGAAATACTAGTGCAAGTTCGTAAACGTCAAGTTAAAGCTAAAATTGTCAAAAAAAATCAAATTTCTAAATAA
- the gcvPA gene encoding aminomethyl-transferring glycine dehydrogenase subunit GcvPA: protein MSHRYIPLTEQDKLEMLDVIGAKSIDELFGDVPKDILLNRELKIDDGESETSLFKKLNNIAKKNVTKETHTSFLGAGVYDHYAPAVVDAMISRSEFYTAYTPYQPEISQGELQAIFEFQTLICELTGMDIANSSMYDGMTSFAEACILAFSQTKKNKIVVSKGLHYQALQVLKTYIQTRAEFELVEVDLDGTITDLAKLEEAVDDDTAAVAVQYPNFYGSIEDLEKIQSFINDKKALFIVYTNPISLGLLTPPGDFGADIVVGDTQPFGIPAQFGGPHCGFFATTKKLMRKTPGRLVGQTEDEDGNRGFVLTLQAREQHIRRDKATSNICSNQALNALASSICMSALGKQGLQDIAVRNFENANYAKDQFKKNGFEVLEGTSFNEFVVKFDQPIAEINAKLVDEGFIGGFDLKEVDAKLDQHMLVAVTELRTKAEIDTFVEKAGEINGSK from the coding sequence GTGAGTCATCGTTATATTCCATTAACTGAACAAGATAAACTAGAAATGCTAGATGTCATAGGTGCAAAGTCTATTGATGAACTTTTTGGAGATGTACCAAAAGACATATTATTAAATAGAGAATTGAAAATTGATGATGGGGAGTCAGAAACTTCTTTATTTAAAAAACTTAATAATATCGCTAAAAAGAATGTTACTAAAGAAACACATACTTCTTTTTTAGGTGCCGGTGTATATGATCATTACGCTCCTGCAGTAGTAGATGCAATGATTTCTAGATCAGAATTTTATACTGCATACACACCTTATCAACCGGAAATATCACAAGGGGAATTACAAGCAATTTTCGAATTCCAAACTTTAATTTGTGAATTAACTGGTATGGATATAGCAAACTCTTCTATGTACGATGGTATGACTAGTTTTGCAGAAGCTTGTATTTTAGCATTTAGTCAAACTAAAAAGAATAAAATCGTAGTTTCTAAAGGGTTACATTATCAAGCACTTCAAGTATTAAAAACATATATACAAACACGTGCCGAATTCGAGTTAGTCGAAGTTGATTTAGATGGCACAATAACTGATTTAGCTAAATTAGAAGAAGCTGTAGATGATGATACCGCTGCAGTTGCAGTTCAGTATCCAAACTTCTACGGCTCAATCGAAGATTTAGAAAAAATACAATCCTTTATTAATGACAAAAAAGCACTATTCATTGTCTACACAAATCCAATTTCTCTTGGTTTATTAACGCCACCTGGTGATTTTGGTGCGGATATTGTAGTTGGCGATACTCAACCATTTGGTATACCAGCTCAATTTGGTGGTCCACATTGTGGTTTCTTTGCAACGACTAAGAAATTAATGCGTAAAACGCCTGGTCGTTTAGTAGGTCAAACTGAAGATGAAGATGGCAATCGTGGATTTGTATTAACGTTACAAGCACGCGAACAACATATTAGACGTGATAAAGCGACTTCAAACATCTGTTCAAACCAAGCACTCAATGCATTGGCATCGTCTATTTGTATGTCAGCTTTAGGAAAACAAGGTTTACAAGATATCGCAGTTAGAAACTTTGAAAATGCTAATTATGCCAAAGATCAATTTAAGAAGAATGGGTTTGAAGTGTTAGAAGGTACTTCATTTAATGAATTTGTCGTTAAATTTGATCAACCTATTGCTGAAATTAATGCCAAATTAGTTGATGAAGGTTTTATTGGAGGCTTTGATTTAAAAGAAGTTGACGCAAAATTAGATCAACACATGTTGGTGGCAGTAACTGAATTAAGAACTAAAGCTGAAATAGATACATTTGTTGAGAAAGCAGGTGAAATCAATGGTAGTAAGTAA